From one Humulus lupulus chromosome 8, drHumLupu1.1, whole genome shotgun sequence genomic stretch:
- the LOC133793523 gene encoding S-type anion channel SLAH1-like, with the protein MGDSTENKAQKLEVTMDIVKHKSCQLSQVDESNDSSVQQNSSILTTIHAGYFRITLSLGAQTLLWKILRLTTEDSNQAIHHLFRMFPSFAFLLLWALSVFTLVSLSFLYVLRCFFHFNTVKAEFSHHIGVNYLYAPWISWLLLLQSAPVLVPTTLFYQVLWWLFTIPILVLDLKIYGQWFTAEKRFLSMVANPTSQISVMANLAGALAAAQMGWKESALFMFSLGMVHYFVLFVTLYQRLAGRSRFPAMMHPSFFLFSAAPSLASLAWSSISGAFDTLSKMLFFLSLFLFTSLACRPAMFKKSMRRFNVVWWAYSFPLTFIALASSEYAETEKGHIASALMLALSMLSMFVFLGLMMLTAMRTHSLLCRGTAEFY; encoded by the exons ATGGGAGACAGCACAGAAAACAAAGCTCAAAAACTTGAAGTAACCATGGACATCGTTAAACACAAAAGCTGTCAACTCTCTCAAGTAGATGAGAGCAACGATagtagtgtacaacaaaattcaTCCATCTTAACTACCATCCATGCAGGCTATTTCAGGATAACCCTTTCTCTGGGGGCCCAAACTCTGTTATGGAAGATTCTTAGACTCACCACAGAGGACTCTAACCAAGCTATCCATCACTTATTTCGAATGTTTCCATCTTTTGCCTTTCTCTTGCTTTGGGCACTCTCTGTTTTCACATTAGTTTCACTCTCTTTTCTCTACGTTCTTAGATGCTTCTTCCATTTCAACACGGTGAAGGCAGAGTTCTCGCACCACATAGGAGTCAACTACTTGTACGCTCCATGGATTTCATGGCTTCTTCTGCTTCAATCCGCGCCTGTCCTCGTTCCTACAACCCTTTTCTACCAAGTCCTCTGGTGGCTATTCACGATCCCTATATTGGTTCTCGACCTTAAAATCTATGGACAGTGGTTCACTGCCGAGAAACGGTTCCTGTCGATGGTGGCGAACCCAACCAGCCAGATTTCTGTGATGGCGAACTTGGCTGGAGCCTTGGCTGCAGCCCAGATGGGGTGGAAGGAGAGTGCGCTTTTCATGTTTTCGCTCGGAATGGTACATTATTTTGTGCTTTTTGTAACTCTTTATCAGAGGTTAGCCGGGAGGAGTAGGTTTCCTGCTATGATGcacccttcatttttcttgttctCAGCTGCACCAAGCTTGGCCAGCTTGGCTTGGTCCTCTATCAGTGGAGCTTTTGATACTCTTTCCAAGATGCTCTTCTTTCTCTCATTATTTCTCTTCACGTCTCTG GCTTGTAGACCAGCCATGTTCAAGAAATCAATGAGGAGGTTCAATGTCGTTTGGTGGGCTTACTCGTTCCCGCTAACCTTCATTGCTCTTGCCTCTTCAGAGTACGCAGAGACAGAGAAAGGTCACATAGCTTCTGCGCTAATGCTTGCGTTGTCAATGCTTTCAATGTTCGTCTTTCTTGGGCTGATGATGCTCACAGCGATGAGAACCCACAGTCTTTTGTGCAGAGGCACTGCTGAGTTTTACTAA